Genomic window (Equus przewalskii isolate Varuska chromosome 12, EquPr2, whole genome shotgun sequence):
CAAGCAAAAATTGTTTAAGTGACACTTAAATTCTGCCCCCTTTCCTGTTATAATTGAACTGGCAATGGAGATTGTTCTTTAGAGTGGATCTCAAGGTGGATCCACTTGCCCTCTAAAAGACTAGTTTAGTTATCAGAGTGACCGGGGACACCACTGGCATTCAGTGTTTGGGCACCAGGATGCTGGACTTCACACAATGCACGAGACAGACCCATATAATGAAGATTCATCCTGCTCCTCAGACTCTTGTAAATGTCCAGCCAGATTAATCACTACAAACTGGCATTACTTTAGAACATAATcctgaaaagttttttaaagaaattatgggaAAACCCCAGTAATTTAGGAGAAAATACCTAAAGCGAGGGAAGTTGCGACAGAATAATAACTGATGTCTAAAAATTAGTGGCCATGTTCTCACACCATGCATTGTTAACTCAACATTTAAGTGCCAAGTCATAATATTGAGCATATCTCAACTAGTGAGATATCGACACTGAATCCCAAAACTTGAATCTagctaatattttcttcattattatcaATGATAAGTGGTAGGAACCCAGCATCGTGCCTCCAAGTAGCAGTATCTCAAAGCTTGTGGCACAAAAGATGTCATATGATGTAGTTTGAAAATACGGCAtccgtggggggggggggggttatattaatattatttatgtgTTGATTGAGACAGTGTGTAATTTATCTTGGCACGTTACCCCTAATTCAATCTAGACTGTTTCTTTATTATCATAAACAGGTTATCCCAGCAGTTAGGTggtccccactcccagcccagggTTCATCTGTATCTCTGCTCTTTCGTTTTCTTGTTTGAAATAGTTCCTGCTATCTTTATGCCCTTCAATCCAAATGTCTTCGTCAGAAGCAGGTGCAGGCACCCCAGCACATATCTTCTAGCACCGTAGTATGTGCTAGCTGTAAATGATACGGCAGTGCCTGTCATATATtgttctggttttatttctcccttacaTTTAAACTGGAGCATCATCCTGATTTTCAGTTATGTGTGTAGGTAGGTTATCCTGTTGACGAATTTCATCTCAGGGCAGCAAAGGGGTCTTTACAGACGTTTACTGCAAAGGGGAGGGGCCTTGGTTCTGACAAGGTGGAGCACCGCTGCTCCAAAGGGTGGAATCGCATGCTTAACGAAAATCAAACTTAAAAAGTTTCCTTTGCCTCAAGCAAGCCCTGGGCTCCAACACGCCGCTTCCATTCGGCCTGACACCCCAGCCCCGCATACCCTCGCTGCTCTAAGCCCACTTCTGCTCTCGCCCAGGGCCAAACAAGGGTTCTTGACCATCTTGGGGTTATGGACCCTTAGGGGAATTTGACAGAACCCAGGGCTCTCTCCCAAGAAACTCATTTACTGTGCTGCATCCACTTCCAGGGGGGCTCCCAGACACGCCCTCTGCAGCCCAATCGGGACTCGAGGGATGGAACCCGAGCCCCAAAACCCCGCGAGTGGGGGTAGGGAGAAGGATGGGAGGCAAGGACGGGCCGTGGGCGCTGGAGGCTGGGGGCCCGGGCTGGAGCCGCATCCCACGCTCCTAGCAGTGTGACTGCGGGCTGGGCGCTCCACCTCTCTGTGCAGCGAGCGGGACCGCGCCAGTCACTGCCCGGCATCCAGCAAAGGCTCCACCAACGGGCTCGCCGCGGCCAGCAGCCCGCGCCCTCGGCGCCACGCCGCCGCCAGAGGAAACCGAGGCGGGCCCGGGGGTCGCCCCCGAGCGCGGGCACCAGCTGCAAGCGCACCGGCCCGGGCGGCCCCGCGGCCCTggcccggccgccccgccccgcccgcgcgGGTCCCCGGACGGCGCGCACCGGGCGGCTCCGCGGCAGCGCGGCGCAGGCTGGGGCGGCCACCCAGCACGCGGGCCGCCCGCCCGGCCCGCTCCCCGGCCCGGCACTCGGGCTCCGCCGCGCTcaccccctcctcagcccccaaCGGCCGCCACCGCCGGCCGCAGCTCACctccccggccgccgccgccgccgccgctacGGCCGTCGCGCGCGATCTCGCGAGACTTCGCTCCCCTccgtgcccccccccccccacactcCCGCCCTCCCCGCGGCGCGCGCGGACCCCGGCCTGGAGCGGGCTTGGCGCGCTCCCCCGAAGCCGCCCCCTGGCCTCGGGGTGGGGCCTAGCCGTGCTCGCGACCCCGCGTCCACGTCCCGCCCTCCCTTCCGCCCACCTCTGTGACGCGGAAGGGTTAAAGGCCAGGTGCGAAACGGTCGCCTCCTTCTCACCTGGCCGGCCGGGTGCGCGTGCGCATGCGCGCGCCCGGGACCCTGAACCTGCGAGCCTTTGCAAGGGCCCGGAGCCCGGTGACATCAGTGATCCGAGCCGCCGGTCTGGAAGGGCTTTCTCTGTGCCGAGCGGTTTACACCTCCCCCTGAGTCCTCACAACTGCCCCCAAGAAGTGGCTATTCCCATCCTCCCCATGCCAGAGGGGAAGAAACGGAGGCTTAGCAAGCTCCAGATTACAGAGCTGGGAACTGGCGTCCGGGGTTGTCTGACGCCCAAGCCAAAACCCCGTTTTTCCACGTTCATGACAACCCCtaggccctggccctggccctcccTCTGCAGAGGGCGTCTGACTTCCCTCCCCAGGTTCACCAAGGTGAGATGAGACCTCCTAGGAGGTCCGTGGCTTTTATGGAGCTGCTGTCAGGAGAACCTTCTTCATTACACCAACTTCCTAAGGcctccctgtgccaggccctgtacaGCGCCCCGAAAACTATGGGACTGTTTATATTCGGTTCTGTCTCCTCTTTAGACTGGCGGCGATTCGATGGAAGAGAAGGCAGTACAATGGGACACAGGACCTAGAACCAGAATGTACATGGTGTTAGGGAGCTCAGAGAAGGATGTGACTTCTTCCTGGGGGTACAATCTTAacattataaaattgtttttaaagaagaggGGCTAGCATTTATTGAAGGCATTCCAAGGTCATTACCGATATTCTCCCAAGTTAAGTCAGGAGACTCAGAGCCCCAAGGTTATAAGTGAGATAGGTTTTGAGCCTGGGTCTGAGTCCAGAGCCTAGTACTGCTTTGCACTAAAATCCCATGAGCTGGTTCGTCTGGGCCAACAAGTTGCTGTCAAATCAAGAGCCTTGGAGGTCCTAGGTATAACTTCACTTTGCATCAGGGTCTGCGTGGCTTACCCAGCTCAGCTGACAGTCATGTCAGTGTCTGCACACGTTGgcctgcccaccccccaacctgtCCACTCCCTCCAGAAGCAATGCCCCTCTGTACAGGCCAGAGGTTATGGGTGCCCTTCCATGTGCCAAAATCACCCAACCCATCTGATGGAGGAAGTGAGAGAGGCCGGGAAATCATATCGGATGGGCAGCTGCAAGGGGTCAAGCACTGCTCCAGGTGCTCCCAATAACCCCATGCGGAAGGTGTGGttgtcctcatttcacagatgaggaaaccaagggcTTAAGAGGGAAGATAGCTTGCCCAAGAGCACACAGTTGGTAGGTGGGAGGGCTAGGGTTTCACCCCAGGTCAGTCTGTCCCCAAACCTACAAACTTTGGCCTCAGTGACCAACAAGGTTCTTCCCAACCCCCAAAGCCTGTGTCTTCATGAAACTGAAAACCTAGAAGTCCCCTCTAGACAGGTCTCCAGTCTAACATACcatattttcttctctgggtgGACTTTGCCTCAATATTCTCatctaaaataaagatataaataggtTGTTGGGAGTATTAGCCAAGTTAATATAAGTGAAACATGTAGAAAATTGCCTTGCACAGATTAAGCTCTCAGCAAATTATAGCTATTATTACCATGGGTGGGATGtctgtgatattttattctttccccatCTCCCAACATAAACTCCAAGTCAATTTGGAGGATGTGACCTTATCTGCTCAGGCatggaaataaaattagtttctaGCACACTGGAAACAATAAATGTTCTTTAATGGACAAAATTACCCCCAGACTTTCTTCTGACCGTGGAAAGAGACCAGACTTTCCCAAAGCTTTGATGCACTTTCTTCCCAGTTTCCTGGGAAACTGGCAGCCGGTTTTCTAAAAGGCTCCCCTTATATAGGGAAAGCCACCTAAATAATTTTCAGTTGttggcaaaaacaaagaaaaaaaaattaagctgaaACTTCTTAATGTAACCATGGTGACATCATGATGGGGGAAGCTTCAGGAACTGAAGCTGCCACCACCCTTAGGCCATGGTACCCCAAAGTTAGGTTTCTCCCCTGACACAAGGTATGCCACATGTTCCCATCAATGGCAATGGCAATGGCAATGAATTCCTATCAAGGAGGGGACATAGCAGGATCCAGAGAGGGCATTATAGGTTGACCAAAAAAATTTAGATGATTCTAATATGCACGCCTCTAAAGGTTTAACATATGGTTTCCAAAAAACgctattaaaatgtcttttgatCCAAGAGGAATTTTATAAACAGCTATAATGGGATTTATttaatgttcattcattcaataaaaatttaagcaCTTACGTGCCAGTTACTGTGTTATCAGctgtgagcaagacagacacagTCCATGCTCTCATCATATTTATGgtctagaaggagagagaggtgtTAGTTAAATAATTGAACCGATAAGTGTTGAAATATGTGataaatagaatcaaaaagaagagcaaatgacaaaaaaaaaaaaagaaaaagaaaaaggctagaTGGAAGGGTAGGAAAGAACTTGCTTGAACTAAGTAACCAGGTTCTGGAGGATGCATCAGCGTGAACTAGgcaaggagaggggagagcatTCCAGAGACAGGGATGGCATGAGGCAGCAAGGAGTAGGTAAGAGTTGGTAGCTGGGAGGGCAGGGTGGACCAAGGCCTTAAGAGGCACCTCAGACATGTACACACCCCGAGCACAAGGgacagtggggaggagagaacCCAATTGAAGGCAGAAGAATGTCATGAGCAATGCCATTGGTCCCCCCATAGCATCCTGCCCCCTTGGTCAATCCAAGCTCATTACGGAATCCTGCCACTTCTGCTCCACCAGTTCTTGGGCAAAGATGGGCAGGCTGTAGTGACACAGCTGTCACATCTCTAACCAATCTGTATTTGAGGAAATTCCATATTCTATGTCCCACCACCCCAGAGTAGAAATCAGGATGCAAATCTCctgcctcccttgcagctgggaCAAGGGGTATGACGTAGGCTCTGCCGTCCAGAGGCACCATGTGAGGCTGAATCGGGTTGGGAGCCTTGTTTCTGTTGATGTGACCAGTGGCCAAAGCAGCTAACTTTAGGGGTGGCGGTTGCGGGGTCGAGCTCCCGATGGAGAAGCTGCCTGGGTGCTGACGGCAGCGGTGGTTGTGGGCAGGGCTAAATCATGCAGGGTGGTGCTTAGTTCATCGAGCCAGGCCTGCAGTGTGGTTTGGGGCATGTTTCCTAGAAGCTTAGCCTCAAGTTCTTTCCTCCAGCCCTCCCAATGATCCTGTGGGATACCTAACATCCTGTATTACATTCCCCTTCCTGTTAAACCAGCTAGCATTTCCACCAAGAACGCTGACCCCTCACAGGCCAAAGCCGATTGGAGCCAGTGAGACTTGGAGAGAGGCTTATtaagggcaggggtgaggggaagTTTCTCTGCTGTAAGAGAGAGCCCCAGGAAGCCAGCTCATCCTCGCTGCCTAACACGGAACCTCGGTTGACACCAATGGCTTTTCCCACAACTGTGGGATAAGACGGGGCCTGCATGGCAGAGAGCGGTGCAGAGAAACCAAAAGATCTTGCGTCCCTGACTATATCACCAAGCTGCTGGATTGACCCCAGACCTACAAGGCCATGGACGTCGCCTTCGTCGAGCTAATGCATGTGGTTAAACCACCTAGGTtggcttctctcttccttgcAGCTCAAACATTCACACTGgtgcagggaggaagggagcaacTGATGGGGAAAAGGTATGCATCCTCCGTGACTGTGTCAGGAGCCAGCCCAAATCCTGGGCAACCTGTTacaccaacccccccccccccccccccacacacacacacacatcactccTACTCAGGGAATCTCTGCCTGGTTCTAAACACTTCATTCCAGAAAACACATCCTTTCTTGGTCCTTCCCATCCTTTGACAGTCGCTTTGATGGACACAAAGTGGTTCTGTGACTTGCCCAGCTCACACAtctggcaagtggcagagctgaaggGCTGGAGGCAATCCAGATCCCAGGCTTTTAACCACTAAGTTGAATGCCATGAACCACCCAGCCTCATtacgctaaaaaaaaaaaaaaaaaaaggaaaaaagcatggCCCTGAGccaggaaaaaatagagaaagagctCAAATCCAGCACTGTATTTGCTGTCTGTCCTTGAGAAACCTCTTAAGTCtcactttgaaatgaaaatgacgTTAAGGATGCTTCATAGAGTCCGGCAGTCATCTCTGCAGTTCACTTAAAATGACTTCTGGCTCCCCACCTTCTGGGCATGCGCAGGAACGCACTTCCTGGGCCGCTTGGGTGGGGTCATGTGACTGGTCCGAGCCAAGGAGCATGAGTGGAGGGGTATGTGTCTCTTCTGGGTAGCTGCTCTATTGAACAGAGTCCCTGGCCAATCTATCGGGGACTTATAACCTGAGCAAGAAACAAacctttattgttttaagccgctGGCAGTTGGGGGTTGATGGCTGTCACAGCATGAGCTGGCCTATTCCAATGGATACAAACAGTATGGTGGTCTGCTCatgtattcactcaacaaacacttttcTGCTATGGTTCAAACCCCAGCAGGGCAAGAGAAAAAGCTCAATAAGCAGTCCTGAAGATTCTGGCTCAATctgtctgggatggggcccagatCTCTGCAGTTTTCTGGGGCTCCCCAGTGATTCTGACGCACTGGCAAGCCTGAGACTTCTGCATGATTCTTTGTCCACCATGTGATGGTAGAGAGGACAGGGTCCCTACCCTTGAGGGACACATAGACTTGGACAATggacacagaaatagaaaaattacaatGCAAACATGGTTAAGTGATCTGAAATCTGCAAAATGAAGTGAGAATATCCAGGAGCTTTATGGACGATAAAGTTGTGCATGTAATAGAAAGTAGATATACATCCTGCCAAATTCATTCATCAACTGTGTCACCCGAGATGAGGTACTtaggctctctgagcctccattttctcatcctAACATAGAGCATTATTGtctctgttttccaaatattaaaactgaagcccagaaaagtTCTAAACAACCCATGGCCACATAGGTAGCACATGGCTGAGCTGGAATTCACACCCAGGTCCTTCTGTATCTGAAgcccactttttctttctttctttttttttttctttttttggtggggaagattggccctgagctaacatctgtgccaatcttcctctattttgtatgtgggatgccaccacaatgtCACTTGAAGAGCgatatgtaggtctgcgcctaggatccaggcctgcaaaccccaggctgatcaagcagagtgcacaaacttaactactacgccaccaggccagcccaaagcCCACATTTTTAAACCCTGGGCTTGGCTGGTTCATGCAAGGCCCCTGCTTGTCTCTCCAGCTATAGCTCTTGTCTCCCACTTCACCTAGAACCCTATCTTCTAGCCACACCAAACTGCTTGTTGCTCTAGGCCCATAGCATGCTATTTCACACCTCCCTGCTTTGGCCCCTGCTGGTGCCTCTGCCTGGCATGCTTTCCTTTGATTCCTACTGCCCTGCCTCCAAGCACCAGACACATCCTTGGATACTCAGTTTGAAGACCCCATCCTCGGGCCTGTAACCCTCTCCCACAGTGCGGTCCCACAAATGGCCTTGCAGGTACTTCCTCCATTAGATTGCAGCCTTGTGGAGGGCGGGGCCTTGGCTTCCGTTCTCTGGGCCATCTGACTAGCATCACAGGCACCTGTGCTCGAGCATCAGCCACAGCCACCTGAATACCTAACTTGGCAAAACCAAAGCCCTATAGCTTACAAGACAGACCCTCCCAAGAAGACCACCCAGCAAAGTATTTCAGAAAGCAGGGTGAACATCCTAACCCAGCCTGTGCCACTTTGTAGCTTTGTGATTATGAACACCATCCTTAatctcttctgagcctcagtcttagATGTGAAATGGGGCTAATGACAGTACCCGCCTCACACAGTTGTGAGAAGTCAATGAGATATTATGTAGACGATAAACTCGTGCACACTGCCCGGCTCCTCAGGAAGAAGTGAATTAAATTCCAAGCGCCTTTGTTGTTATCATCATTGACGtcatcatctctttcttcttcttcttgctacTACGACTACTCAGCATGCCCCCATAgctatcattattaatattattactcaccacatcctctctcctttcctgccatCCCTAAGTGACTTTACTAAATGTTCCTTCCAAGAACAGACAGTATTCTCGGAATTCTCGAAAGGAGTTTCATTGTCTTGTTGATGGTTCAGTGCCCGAGATAATTTTGTACCCTTGGTACCTCCCAGGGAGCTGCCCGGTTGGCTCCTCAGGAAGTGCCAAGACCTTTCCATGAAGGCTTCCTGGATACAGCTAAGAAAATATGGGTTCTCCTGAGGCTCCCTCTGTCGTTGACTTGACAGCATCCCACTCCAGGGGGTTCTGGGTTCCTTCCTGGTCCGCCCAGGCCATGTGAAGGTGGTCCCCACCCTTGGCTGTGGGAGTGGCAGGGTCCCAGTCAAACAGGCCTGTGGGCTTCTGGAGccattaataacaataaaaggaaTAATCCCTGGAAtgggcttctttctttcttcccaagggAACTCAAAAGAGTCGGGCTTTggaatttcaaataataatgCTCCGTCTGCCATCAGAGCGAGAGAATCTTGCCCTTCCTTCCTTATCTTTCACATATCTGCAATATGGTGGGCAAAATTTGGGTTTTCAGCAAAGCATTCCTTGAGGTTTCATGCTGAAGAACTCCAAGCTCttatgaaaggatggaaaagcagAAAATTCCCCCACACCCGAAATATTGCTAGAACAGGGAACGGACGAGAAAAACCAAACCTCAGATAGCgaaaggaaggaaaatgcaaACTTGGCTTTTCTGATGGAAAAGGTTCTGAAGGCCCAGCCGTGAAAGGTTTCTGCTGGGCCCCGCATGTAGGTGAAAATTCACAGGGTCtgtgaaaagggaaataaaatgaaaagtctagGGGAAAGGGACAGCATGCATGTGGCaggggggtcgggggtggggcaGAAATCAATGAGGTAAGAGGACTGCTGGCTGAGAATTTTCTCCAGAGAGCTGGAGTGGAaaaagacagttttttttttccagaaccgTGTTAATTCACAACTGCTCAGATAAATTTGCATTCCCATCTTGACTGACTCATTTGGCTGGAACAATGAGCTCACATTCCAGAGCCTGGACTGACCCTCATGCACCCCACTGCTGATAAAGTGTAAAGTGTGTCATTCGTGCTTTTTTGCACTAAGAAGGACCATGAAATCTGCTGGGTTGTCTACCTTCTGACAATGCAATATCTAGCATTCGGTGTTGTATTCTCATGTCAGCCATTTccaggggagaagggaagagggaaaggatgaGAGGGGGACGTTTTTTACAATGTATCAAGATTTAAGGATCAGCCCTtcaattgaaaaacaaacaaagttaCCATTAAGGAAAGGGGGGAGGCAAGAATGACCCTATGGTGATGAATGGAAATTAGTAGTATTGGTATGAACTAAAGATTTTTTGATTGTTTAGAGAGATAGATAGACACAGATATAGATGTTCATGTATGCATtgatatacataatatatttgcAAGCTCTAAACACTGA
Coding sequences:
- the LOC139074972 gene encoding atherin-like, which translates into the protein MARAGPRQSLPGIQQRLHQRARRGQQPAPSAPRRRQRKPRRARGSPPSAGTSCKRTGPGGPAALARPPRPARAGPRTARTGRLRGSAAQAGAATQHAGRPPGPLPGPALGLRRAHPLLSPQRPPPPAAAHLPGRRRRRRYGRRARSRETSLPSVPPPPHTPALPAARADPGLERAWRAPPKPPPGLGVGPSRARDPASTSRPPFRPPL